Proteins from a single region of Haloterrigena alkaliphila:
- the tgtA gene encoding tRNA guanosine(15) transglycosylase TgtA, producing MRECFEIRDTDAGGRIGELTVPRADVTVETPALLPVINPNLDTIAPRRLADEFGAEILITNSYIIHGTDDVRERALEEGLHDLLDFPGAIMTDSGSFQLSEYGDIDVTTEEILEFQRAIGSDIATPVDIPTPPDVPRERAEAELETTQERLEIAEGADTGDMLVTAPVQGSTYSDLREKAGRNADATDLDVFPVGAVVPLLNDYRYDDMVDAVAAAKRGLGADAPVHLFGAGHPMMFALGVAMGCDLFDSAAYALYARDDRYLTVRGTRNLADIDYFPCSCPICTEYSSDELRALDDRERESELAVHNLHVTFEEIRRIKQAVRAGTLLELVEQRARSHPTMLDGYRTLLDHAAQLERSDPVSKGAFFYTSHESARRPEVVRHHQRLERLSVPESLFLTEGQPARSDEFDDSWRVEPPFGPFPRALSRSYPLTAEVPERTDRAALEAAADGVARLADVNPDADLTLGHRGWPAAVLERVPAGVDLIDLTRD from the coding sequence ATGCGCGAGTGCTTCGAAATCCGGGACACCGACGCCGGCGGACGGATCGGCGAACTCACCGTTCCCCGCGCCGACGTCACGGTCGAAACGCCGGCGCTGCTCCCGGTGATCAATCCGAATCTGGACACGATCGCCCCGCGGCGCCTCGCCGACGAGTTCGGCGCCGAGATCCTCATCACGAACTCCTACATCATCCACGGGACCGACGACGTCCGCGAACGGGCCCTCGAGGAGGGGCTGCACGACCTGCTGGACTTCCCGGGGGCGATCATGACCGATTCGGGCTCCTTCCAGCTCTCCGAATACGGCGATATCGACGTCACGACCGAGGAGATCCTCGAGTTCCAGCGCGCGATCGGCTCCGACATCGCGACGCCCGTCGACATCCCCACCCCGCCGGACGTCCCCCGCGAGCGCGCGGAAGCCGAACTCGAGACGACCCAAGAACGCCTCGAGATCGCCGAGGGCGCCGACACGGGCGACATGCTCGTGACGGCGCCCGTTCAAGGGTCGACGTATTCGGACCTCCGGGAGAAGGCGGGCCGGAACGCCGACGCCACCGACCTCGACGTCTTCCCCGTCGGCGCGGTCGTCCCGCTGCTGAACGACTACCGCTACGACGACATGGTCGACGCCGTCGCCGCCGCCAAGCGCGGACTGGGCGCCGACGCGCCGGTCCACCTCTTCGGCGCGGGCCACCCCATGATGTTCGCCCTCGGCGTGGCGATGGGCTGTGACCTGTTCGACTCCGCCGCGTACGCGCTCTACGCCCGCGACGACCGCTATCTGACGGTTCGCGGCACGCGGAATCTCGCCGACATCGACTACTTCCCGTGTTCGTGTCCGATCTGCACCGAGTACTCGTCCGACGAGCTGCGCGCGCTCGACGACCGCGAGCGCGAGTCGGAACTGGCCGTCCACAACCTCCACGTCACCTTCGAGGAGATCCGCCGGATCAAGCAGGCCGTCCGCGCCGGCACCCTGCTGGAACTCGTCGAGCAACGCGCCCGGTCGCACCCGACGATGCTCGACGGCTACCGGACGCTCCTCGACCACGCCGCCCAACTCGAGCGCTCCGACCCCGTCTCGAAGGGCGCATTCTTCTACACCTCTCACGAGAGCGCGCGCCGACCCGAAGTCGTCCGCCACCACCAGCGCCTCGAGCGCCTCTCCGTTCCCGAATCGCTGTTTCTCACCGAAGGCCAGCCGGCACGGAGCGACGAGTTCGACGACTCGTGGCGGGTCGAACCCCCCTTCGGCCCCTTCCCGCGGGCGCTCTCGAGGTCGTACCCGCTCACCGCCGAGGTACCCGAACGGACCGACCGCGCGGCGCTCGAAGCCGCGGCCGACGGCGTCGCGCGACTCGCCGACGTGAACCCGGACGCCGACCTCACCCTCGGCCACCGCGGCTGGCCCGCGGCCGTCCTCGAGCGCGTCCCTGCTGGCGTCGATCTCATCGATCTCACCCGCGACTGA